A part of Corynebacterium lactis RW2-5 genomic DNA contains:
- a CDS encoding DUF3239 domain-containing protein has product MSFHFPVDIAHTKANNEYYRDARRLIVSSGIFSALLIIGAALMILFLDRTPLVLGGAMVVLAIAILYIGVTFQVRRSIKPPQELYDSSPLVPAVVAEVNERTMVLMTLVDIRRDFTVGKPKRALALRTVTTVSGVPRRVGARIPAIAVAGAHKSGTEFYDEVTPVPIAWATRDKSVIAKASRQIAHDDWTLLESNIKRVDDVRATKRDLLLL; this is encoded by the coding sequence ATGAGCTTCCACTTCCCTGTCGACATCGCCCACACCAAGGCAAATAACGAGTACTACCGTGATGCCCGCCGGCTCATCGTATCCTCGGGTATCTTTTCTGCGCTGTTAATCATTGGCGCCGCGTTAATGATCCTTTTTCTGGACCGAACTCCGTTAGTACTCGGCGGAGCAATGGTCGTACTAGCGATAGCGATTCTCTACATCGGAGTGACCTTCCAGGTGCGGCGAAGCATAAAGCCACCACAGGAGCTCTACGACTCTTCGCCGCTGGTCCCGGCTGTCGTCGCCGAAGTTAACGAGCGGACAATGGTTCTGATGACCTTGGTCGATATTCGGAGGGATTTCACTGTTGGAAAGCCGAAGCGAGCCCTTGCTCTACGCACGGTAACCACAGTTTCCGGAGTACCGCGTCGAGTGGGCGCGCGCATCCCAGCGATTGCAGTAGCCGGTGCGCACAAGAGCGGCACGGAATTCTACGACGAGGTCACTCCGGTGCCAATTGCGTGGGCGACGAGGGATAAGAGCGTGATTGCGAAAGCTTCCCGTCAGATTGCTCACGACGATTGGACGCTACTCGAATCAAATATCAAACGAGTGGATGATGTCCGCGCGACAAAGCGCGACCTGCTTCTCCTATAG